A region of the Pseudarthrobacter sp. MM222 genome:
GGATCCGCCCGTCGTTCCGGGGCGAGTCGACGTCGCCGAAGAAAATGTTCTCGGCAGCGGTGGCGAACTCGTACTTGAGGAATTCCTGGCTCAGCACCGCCAGATGGCGGTGCCAGGACTTCACGTCCACGGCGGCGAGGTCGACGCCGTCGAGCAGCACCTGTCCGGAGTCCGGGCGGTACAACCCTGCGAGGATCCGGATCAGGGTGGACTTGCCTGCACCGTTCTCCCCGACGATGGCGATGTGCTGGCCCTCCTTGATGGTCAGCGAGATGCCCCTGATGACCTCCAGGTCGCTGCCGGTGTAAGTGAAACGGATGTCCCGCAGTTCCACCGTCGCCGGTGCCTGCAGCAGGGGCGGGGCGTGGCTGGAGTGCACCGGCAGTGCCATGAACAGCTCGTAATCCTTGAGGTTCGCCAGGTCCTCGTCGATCGAGCTGAGCGAGGAAACCAGGTTGTTGGCGGTAGACAGGGCGCGGCTGACGATCTGCTGGACATAGAGGAACTGCCCCACCGGCTGGGCCCGCGCGATGATCTGGCCCACCACCCAGATCAACGAAACCACCTCCGCCCCGTACTGCAGGGCGTCGGCCGCGAGCTGCTTGGGGATGTAGCGTTTCTGGAAATCCAGCCGGCGCTTCTCGTCCGCGTCCCGCAGCCGGGAGCGCAGCCCCATCAGATAGCCGACGATCCCGTAAAGGCGCATCTCGGCGATGTGCTGCGGGCGCAGGAGATTGGTCTCGATCATCCGGCGCTGCCGGCGGGAATCCACCTGGGTGTTCCAGTGCGCGATCTGTTCACGCGAAAGTTTGAACTGCAGGTACACGCTGGGCACGATCGCCACCAGGACGATCACCGCGATCCACCAGCTGACCAGCAGCAGGGCGCCGATGGCCAGGATCACCGAGACCAGCTGCGTGAAGATGGCCGCGATCCGGTCCAGCACCCGGGCGTAGGAATCGGAGAAGCGTTTGGCCCGGTCGTAGAGGTCGACCGTTTCCTTGTCGTCATAGCGCCAGAATTCAAGCGCCAGGAACCGCTCGTACATCAGGTCCCCGACGATCGCCCCCACCCGGAAACTCATCAGCTGCTGGATGTAGCGGTCGACGCTGCTGAACGCACCCCAAAACAGGCCCAGGGCCGCGGTGATGACAACGTACACGACGGCCTGCTGGCCCGCCGCGGCGTCCCCGGCGTAGGCCGCGGCCAGCGCCGTCGTGGTCAGGGCCGCGAAGTAGGTGGTGACCAGCGGCAGCAGGGCCGAGATGAGCGAGCCCACAATCTTCATCACCACGGCGGCCGGCGAGGCCCGGAAACTGACGCGGAGCACCTGCGCGACGGCGCGGGCGTACGGTCTCAGCGCAAGCTTGCGCTTCGGCTCGTGCGCGGGACGAAGTTCGGACATGGCTTCAGCCTAGTTGTGGGGTCCGACAGGCACTTGCCCCCGGACATGAACGGGCCATGGGGAGCGCTCCCCATGGCCCGTTCACGCGATCCGTCGAGGGCCTAGCGTGAACCGTAGTTCGGTGCTTCCACCGTCATCTGGATGTCATGCGGGTGCGATTCCTTCAGCCCGGCCGGGGTGATGCGGACGAATTTTCCGCGGGCCTTGAGCTCGGGGACGGTCGGTGCGCCGGTGTAGAACATGGTCTGGCGGAGGCCGCCGACCAGCTGGTAAGCCACGGACGCGAGCGGGCCGCGGTAGGCCACCCGGCCCTCGATACCTTCCGGGATGAGCTTGTCGTCGCCGGAGACGTCGGCCTGGAAGTAACGGTCCTTGGAGTAGGAGGTGTTCTTCCCTCGGGTCTGCATGGCGCCGAGCGAACCCATGCCGCGGTAGCTCTTGAACTGCTTGCCGTTGACGAAGATCAGGTCTCCAGGGGACTCGTCACAGCCGGCCAGCAGGGAGCCGAGCATGACGGTGTCGGCGCCGGCAACCAGCGCCTTGCCGATGTCGCCCGAGTACTGCAGGCCGCCGTCGGCGATCAGCGGCACTCCCGCGGGAATGGCCGCCTTGGCGGACTCGTAGATGGCGGTGATCTGCGGGACGCCGACGCCGGCCACGACGCGGGTGGTGCAGATCGAGCCGGGGCCCACGCCGACCTTGATGCCGTCGGCGCCGGCGTCGATCAGTGCCTGCGCACCTTCGCGGGTGGCAGCCTGGCCGCCGATGATGTCCACGTGCGCCGCGACGGGATCGGACTTCAGCCGTCGGATCATGTCGAGCACACCCTGCGAGTGGCCGTTGGCGGTGTCGACGAACAGGGCGTCGACGCCGGCGTCGATCAGGGTCATGGCCCGCTCCCAGCCGTCGCCGAAGAACCCGATGGCGGCACCGACACGCAGCCGGCCTTCCTCGTCCTTCGTGGCCAGCGGGTACTGCTCGGCCTTGGTGAAGTCCTTGGTGGTGATGAGGCCCCTGAGGCGGCCCTGTTCGTCAACGAGCGGGAGCTTTTCGATCTTGTTGGTCGCCAGCTTGTGCGAGGCTTCCTCCCGGCTGATCCCGACGTGCCCGGTCACGAGCGGCATCTTCGTCATGACGTCGCTGACAAGGCGGAGCGGGAAATCGGATTCCGGCACGAAGCGGGTGTCGCGGTTGGTGACGATGCCCAGCAGCCTGTTGCCCTCGTCCACCACCGGAAGGCCGGAAACCCGGTAGCGGGCGCAGATCTCGTCCAGCTCGGCCAGCGTGGCCTCGGGACCGATGGTCAGCGGGTTGGTGATCATGCCGGACTCGCTGCGCTTCACGCGGTCCACCTGGTCGGCCTGGTCCTCGATGGAGAGGTTGCGGTGCACCACGCCCAGGCCGCCCTGGCGCGCCATGGCGATGGCCATCCGCGACTCCGTGACGGTGTCCATGGCCGCGGACAGCAGCGGAGTCTGGACCGAGATCCGCTTGGAAATCCGGGACGACGTGTCCGCCTCGGAGGGGATGACGTTCGTGTGGCCGGGCAGCAGCAGGACGTCGTCGTAGGTCAGGCCGATGAAGCCGAAGGGGTTGTGTTCGGGCTGGGTCATGAGTGCGCCTCTTACCTTGGTTACGGGATTCACGGGCAGGGGTTGCAGCAGATGACCAGCCCGTCATTACGGGCATGGCCTGTGCAGAAGTGTTGAATAAATAGTAGAACCTTGGCGGCGATCCCCATATTCCGGGGCGCAAATGTGAGCAACGGCATCCCCGCTGCTGCCTCCGGCGGGCTACTTCCAGCCGGTGGCCGCCAGCAGCCGCTGTTCGAACATCGGGATCATGCTCTGGACGTAGGTCTTGGTCAGGTGGTTGTCGTCCTTGTAGACGTACACGTTGCCGACGACGGCGGGGCAGGTGCCGCCGGCGCAGATGAAGTCGCTGAGGTCCATCAGGTGCAGCCCGGGGACTTTCCCACGGTAGGCGTCCAGCGGCGAGGAGCCGGCCAGGGATTCCTGCAGCGGTACGTTGCACTGCGGGGCGCCCGGGCCGTGCTTCTGTACGCATTCGGGCATGTTCTGGCCGAAGCGCGGATTGTCGCGGACACCCACCACGTCGATGCCGGCGTCCGTGAACGGCTTAATGCCTTCAAGGTAGCCGGGCACCTCGGTCTCGAACGGCGCCCCGATGTGCGTCAGCGAAGCCACCGTGAAGACAGCGTCCGGGCGGTGTTCCTGGACGTAGGCGGCGCTGGCCTTGTTGAAGGCGTTGCACCCGGCGTCGCGGTCCGGGGACTCGCCGCCGAAGCGGCAGTTGCCCTTGAGCAGGGCAACGACCTCCCAGCCGCGGGAACGGGCGATGGGGCCGAGGGCGGCCATGTACTGCTGGGCATGCGAGTCGCCGAGCACCACGATCCGCTTCGTGACCGTCTCCGGCGGGCTGTTCTGCAGGCACCCGGCCAGCAGCGGGTCGCTTGGGACGTTTCCGTCCGTGCAGAGGCCATCGATGTCCGCCCACTCGTTTTTCATCGCGACCGGGGCCGGGATGATCTTGGCGTCCGGCGTCGGTTTGCCGGCATTTTCGGGGGCCAGGGCCGCGGCTCCCGGGGTCAGTTCCCTGGGCTGAGACGCCGCCGCGGCCTCGTCGGCCAGCAGTTTGCTCTGCCACACCGAAACCGGGCCCGCGAGGAGGACACCGCACGCCACGATCACGACGGCGGTCCGCCAGGTCCGCAGCTTCGGCCAGTGCCAGTCGCGCAGCGGCTTCTCCACGAACCGCGTGGTGAGCACCGCCAGTACGACGGACGCGGCCACAATGGCCAGGCCTTGCACCAGGTTCGGTGAGCTGATCCCCGTCGCGGCCAGGCCCAGCACCAGCAGCGGCCAGTGCCACAGG
Encoded here:
- a CDS encoding ABC transporter ATP-binding protein; translation: MSELRPAHEPKRKLALRPYARAVAQVLRVSFRASPAAVVMKIVGSLISALLPLVTTYFAALTTTALAAAYAGDAAAGQQAVVYVVITAALGLFWGAFSSVDRYIQQLMSFRVGAIVGDLMYERFLALEFWRYDDKETVDLYDRAKRFSDSYARVLDRIAAIFTQLVSVILAIGALLLVSWWIAVIVLVAIVPSVYLQFKLSREQIAHWNTQVDSRRQRRMIETNLLRPQHIAEMRLYGIVGYLMGLRSRLRDADEKRRLDFQKRYIPKQLAADALQYGAEVVSLIWVVGQIIARAQPVGQFLYVQQIVSRALSTANNLVSSLSSIDEDLANLKDYELFMALPVHSSHAPPLLQAPATVELRDIRFTYTGSDLEVIRGISLTIKEGQHIAIVGENGAGKSTLIRILAGLYRPDSGQVLLDGVDLAAVDVKSWHRHLAVLSQEFLKYEFATAAENIFFGDVDSPRNDGRIRRAAADAEALDFLRKLPNGLDNHVSNWMEDPRGRKGSGLSGGQWQRLAMARNFYRSASFMVMDEPTSAIDALAEHRIFTRLFADRSSTIIAISHRLATIEKADVVYMLEEGRVVEQGTHKELVALRGRYYRMFESQLTVPDPENVSGE
- the guaB gene encoding IMP dehydrogenase encodes the protein MTQPEHNPFGFIGLTYDDVLLLPGHTNVIPSEADTSSRISKRISVQTPLLSAAMDTVTESRMAIAMARQGGLGVVHRNLSIEDQADQVDRVKRSESGMITNPLTIGPEATLAELDEICARYRVSGLPVVDEGNRLLGIVTNRDTRFVPESDFPLRLVSDVMTKMPLVTGHVGISREEASHKLATNKIEKLPLVDEQGRLRGLITTKDFTKAEQYPLATKDEEGRLRVGAAIGFFGDGWERAMTLIDAGVDALFVDTANGHSQGVLDMIRRLKSDPVAAHVDIIGGQAATREGAQALIDAGADGIKVGVGPGSICTTRVVAGVGVPQITAIYESAKAAIPAGVPLIADGGLQYSGDIGKALVAGADTVMLGSLLAGCDESPGDLIFVNGKQFKSYRGMGSLGAMQTRGKNTSYSKDRYFQADVSGDDKLIPEGIEGRVAYRGPLASVAYQLVGGLRQTMFYTGAPTVPELKARGKFVRITPAGLKESHPHDIQMTVEAPNYGSR
- a CDS encoding acyltransferase family protein, with protein sequence MSNERTIASPRAAEAGSLARQKSSYRPEVQGLRALAVLMVVTYHVWLGRVSGGVDIFLLISAFLMTLSFARKVESGKPLKLVSHWLHLLKRLLPAVVVVILGVLAGTRVILPESRWPDVLDQAWASLLYRQNWLLADTAVDYYAQDHSGASPLQHFWSLSIQGQVFLLWPLVFAGAALLHRLLRRWPTVQDRLGYPALLAAAFGAIFVASLLYSIQQTATNQAYAYFDTRTRLWEFALGSLLALALPHLKPGRALRVVLGWTGLAAMLSCGLLLTVDRSFPGFIALWPTLAAAAIIVAGQSGSRFGVDRFLTWKPLVALGDNSYALYLWHWPLLVLGLAATGISSPNLVQGLAIVAASVVLAVLTTRFVEKPLRDWHWPKLRTWRTAVVIVACGVLLAGPVSVWQSKLLADEAAAASQPRELTPGAAALAPENAGKPTPDAKIIPAPVAMKNEWADIDGLCTDGNVPSDPLLAGCLQNSPPETVTKRIVVLGDSHAQQYMAALGPIARSRGWEVVALLKGNCRFGGESPDRDAGCNAFNKASAAYVQEHRPDAVFTVASLTHIGAPFETEVPGYLEGIKPFTDAGIDVVGVRDNPRFGQNMPECVQKHGPGAPQCNVPLQESLAGSSPLDAYRGKVPGLHLMDLSDFICAGGTCPAVVGNVYVYKDDNHLTKTYVQSMIPMFEQRLLAATGWK